In Deinococcus psychrotolerans, a genomic segment contains:
- the rpsC gene encoding 30S ribosomal protein S3: MGNKVNPNGFRLGITKGWNSRWYAGKKTYSKLVKEDETIRQLVNRELKAAGIARIEIERAGQQVNVIISAAKPGIVIGKGGESIKRLRGQIERVVTAGTVAVNVAEIPNPNTSAPLVALRIAEQIERRFAFRRAMKQAAQRVMESGARGVKVVMSGRLGGAEQARTEKVLEGRVPLHTLRADIDYGTALAKTGYGIIGIKVLVFNGEVIGGKTEAVAKPARPERSERRPEGGDRNNRRRPTARRRTGGE; encoded by the coding sequence ATGGGAAATAAAGTCAACCCGAACGGCTTTCGCCTTGGCATCACCAAAGGCTGGAACAGCCGCTGGTACGCCGGCAAGAAAACCTACAGCAAACTGGTCAAAGAAGACGAAACCATTCGTCAACTGGTCAACCGCGAACTCAAGGCTGCCGGCATTGCCCGCATCGAGATCGAGCGGGCTGGTCAGCAAGTCAATGTCATCATCAGCGCCGCTAAACCCGGCATCGTGATCGGCAAGGGCGGCGAGAGCATCAAGAGATTGCGCGGTCAGATCGAGCGTGTGGTGACTGCAGGCACGGTGGCGGTCAACGTCGCCGAGATCCCCAATCCCAACACCTCTGCGCCGTTGGTGGCCCTGCGGATCGCCGAGCAGATCGAGCGCCGCTTTGCTTTCCGCCGCGCCATGAAGCAGGCTGCCCAGCGCGTGATGGAATCTGGCGCACGCGGCGTCAAAGTGGTGATGAGCGGACGCCTCGGCGGAGCCGAGCAGGCCCGCACCGAGAAGGTTCTCGAAGGCCGTGTGCCGCTGCACACCCTCCGCGCCGACATCGATTACGGCACCGCTCTGGCCAAAACCGGCTACGGCATCATCGGCATCAAAGTCTTGGTGTTTAACGGTGAAGTCATCGGTGGTAAAACCGAAGCCGTTGCCAAGCCCGCTCGTCCTGAGCGCAGCGAGCGCCGTCCTGAAGGTGGCGACCGCAACAACCGCCGCCGCCCCACGGCACGCCGCCGCACCGGAGGTGAATGA
- the rplV gene encoding 50S ribosomal protein L22 has product MQAKAIARYIRISPRKVRLVVDVIRGKNVRDAEDLLRFVPKAASTPVDKVLKSAKANAVNNHDMIEDRLYVSQIFVDAGPTLKRLIPRARGTANIIKKRTSHITVILEERA; this is encoded by the coding sequence ATGCAGGCTAAAGCGATTGCACGCTACATCCGCATCAGCCCACGCAAGGTTCGCCTTGTCGTGGACGTGATTCGCGGCAAGAACGTCCGTGACGCCGAAGACCTGCTGCGCTTCGTGCCCAAAGCCGCCAGCACCCCGGTGGACAAGGTGCTCAAAAGCGCCAAAGCCAACGCGGTCAACAACCACGACATGATCGAAGACCGCTTGTACGTCTCGCAGATCTTCGTGGACGCCGGCCCGACCCTCAAGCGCCTCATCCCACGTGCGCGTGGTACGGCCAACATCATCAAGAAGCGCACCAGCCACATCACGGTCATCTTGGAGGAGCGAGCCTAA
- the rpsS gene encoding 30S ribosomal protein S19, with the protein MPRSLKKGPFVDDHLLNKVDAQNAKKDKRVIKTWSRRSTVVPEMIGHTIAVYNGKQHVPVYVNEQMIGHKLGEFSPTRSYRGHGSEKSAKGSKKK; encoded by the coding sequence ATGCCCCGTAGCCTGAAGAAAGGGCCATTCGTGGATGACCACCTCCTGAACAAGGTGGACGCCCAGAACGCCAAAAAAGACAAGCGTGTGATCAAGACCTGGAGCCGCCGCAGTACGGTGGTTCCGGAGATGATCGGTCACACCATCGCCGTGTACAACGGCAAGCAGCATGTGCCGGTCTACGTGAACGAGCAAATGATCGGCCACAAACTTGGCGAATTCAGCCCGACCCGCAGTTACCGTGGGCACGGCTCTGAAAAGTCCGCCAAAGGGAGCAAGAAGAAGTAA
- the rplB gene encoding 50S ribosomal protein L2, whose amino-acid sequence MAVKKYRPYTPSRRQMTTADFSGLTKKKPEKNLTEALPKTGGRNHHGRITSRFIGGGHKRVYRIIDFKRRGKAGVNAKVASIEYDPNRSARIALLHYLDGEKRYIIAPEGLAVGMMVQTGPEAEPKVGNALPLRFVPVGAVVHSVELTPGKGAQLARSAGTSIQLQGKEGDYVILRLPSGELRRVHTECYATIGAVGNAEHKNINLGKAGRSRWLGNKPHQRGSAMNPVDHPHGGGEGRTGAGRQPVSPWGQLAKGLKTRRKRKNSDRFIITRRGGK is encoded by the coding sequence ATGGCCGTTAAGAAGTACCGTCCCTATACCCCCTCGCGCCGTCAAATGACGACCGCTGATTTTTCGGGGTTGACCAAAAAGAAGCCTGAGAAAAACCTCACCGAAGCGCTGCCGAAAACAGGCGGGCGTAACCACCACGGACGCATCACCAGCCGCTTTATCGGCGGCGGTCACAAGCGCGTGTACCGCATCATCGATTTCAAGCGTCGCGGGAAGGCTGGCGTCAACGCCAAAGTCGCCTCCATCGAGTACGATCCCAACCGCAGCGCCCGCATTGCCCTCCTGCACTACCTCGACGGCGAGAAGCGTTACATCATCGCGCCGGAAGGCCTGGCCGTCGGCATGATGGTTCAGACCGGCCCCGAAGCTGAACCCAAAGTCGGAAACGCCCTGCCTTTGCGCTTCGTACCCGTCGGCGCGGTTGTCCACAGCGTCGAGCTCACCCCCGGTAAGGGAGCACAGCTCGCCCGCTCAGCTGGCACCAGCATTCAGCTTCAGGGCAAGGAAGGCGACTACGTCATCCTGCGTCTGCCCAGCGGCGAACTCCGCCGCGTGCACACCGAGTGCTACGCCACCATCGGAGCCGTCGGCAACGCCGAGCACAAGAACATCAACCTCGGTAAAGCCGGACGCAGTCGCTGGTTGGGCAATAAGCCTCACCAACGAGGCAGCGCCATGAACCCGGTGGATCACCCACACGGCGGTGGTGAAGGCCGTACCGGTGCAGGCCGTCAGCCGGTCAGCCCTTGGGGCCAGCTCGCCAAGGGTCTTAAAACCCGGCGCAAGCGCAAGAATTCGGATCGTTTCATCATCACCCGCCGCGGCGGGAAGTAA
- the rplW gene encoding 50S ribosomal protein L23: MSEKAYKGMEKGVYTFWVKPSATKTDVRNAVQQAFGVKVVKVTTFNVEGKVKRVGKFTGNRNDRKKAMVKLADGQKIEALEGLV, from the coding sequence ATGAGCGAAAAAGCCTACAAAGGCATGGAAAAGGGTGTCTACACCTTCTGGGTCAAGCCCAGCGCCACCAAAACCGATGTCCGCAACGCGGTTCAGCAGGCGTTCGGCGTCAAGGTGGTCAAGGTTACGACCTTTAACGTCGAAGGCAAAGTCAAGCGCGTCGGCAAATTTACCGGCAACCGCAATGACCGCAAGAAGGCCATGGTCAAACTCGCCGATGGCCAGAAAATTGAGGCCCTCGAGGGTCTGGTTTAA
- the rplD gene encoding 50S ribosomal protein L4, protein MAQINVVGANARTIELELPKANPNLLHEVVTWQLAKRRAGTASTKTRTQVSATSKKMYSQKGTGNARHGDRGAPNFVGGGVAFGPKPRSYAYTLPKKVRQLGLAMALSDRSEQGKLLAVDGFNLDGKTKGFVSWAKENGMDGSERVFLVTDDANARRAARNLTWVTALPVAGLNVYDILRHERLVIDAAVLEPAKTDVPQSNSEGEQQ, encoded by the coding sequence ATGGCTCAGATTAACGTGGTGGGCGCGAATGCCCGCACCATCGAGTTGGAGTTGCCCAAGGCAAACCCCAATTTGCTGCACGAAGTTGTCACTTGGCAGCTCGCCAAGCGCCGTGCCGGAACGGCCAGCACCAAGACCCGTACCCAGGTCAGTGCGACCAGTAAGAAGATGTACAGCCAAAAAGGCACCGGCAACGCCCGTCACGGCGACCGTGGCGCTCCCAACTTCGTGGGCGGCGGCGTGGCCTTCGGCCCCAAACCCCGCAGCTACGCTTACACCCTGCCCAAGAAAGTCCGTCAGCTCGGTCTGGCGATGGCTCTCTCTGACCGCAGCGAGCAAGGCAAACTGCTGGCCGTGGACGGGTTTAACCTCGACGGCAAGACCAAAGGCTTTGTGAGCTGGGCCAAGGAAAACGGGATGGACGGCTCTGAGCGCGTGTTCCTCGTTACCGACGACGCGAACGCCCGCCGCGCCGCCCGCAACTTGACCTGGGTCACGGCTTTGCCAGTGGCCGGCCTCAACGTCTATGACATCTTGCGCCACGAGCGCCTCGTCATTGACGCCGCCGTGCTGGAACCCGCCAAGACCGATGTCCCCCAATCCAATTCGGAAGGTGAGCAGCAGTGA
- the rplC gene encoding 50S ribosomal protein L3: MSKGILGTKIGMTQIWKGDRAVPVTVVLAGPCPVVQRKTAATDGYEAVQVAFSPKSEKRITRPQLGHLKKAGVGGMRYLREFRDFTPDGDTITLDIFGEGDKIDATGISKGRGTQGVMRRWNFSGGPASHGSKKWHRRPGSIGQRKTPGRVYKGKRMAGHWGVERVTVQNLEVVEIRASENLILIKGAIPGMTGSLVELRQAVKGAK; the protein is encoded by the coding sequence ATGAGCAAGGGCATTCTCGGTACCAAAATCGGCATGACTCAGATCTGGAAAGGCGACCGCGCCGTTCCGGTGACGGTGGTGCTGGCCGGGCCTTGCCCGGTGGTGCAGCGCAAAACGGCGGCCACCGACGGCTACGAAGCCGTGCAAGTGGCCTTCTCGCCTAAGTCTGAAAAGCGCATCACCCGTCCGCAACTCGGCCACCTCAAGAAAGCGGGCGTCGGCGGCATGCGCTACCTGCGCGAGTTCCGTGACTTCACCCCCGACGGTGACACCATCACTTTGGACATCTTCGGTGAAGGTGACAAGATCGACGCCACCGGCATCAGCAAGGGGCGCGGTACTCAGGGCGTCATGCGCCGCTGGAACTTTTCCGGCGGCCCCGCCAGCCACGGTTCCAAAAAGTGGCACCGCCGTCCCGGTTCGATCGGGCAGCGTAAAACGCCAGGCCGCGTTTACAAAGGTAAGCGCATGGCCGGACACTGGGGCGTCGAGCGCGTCACGGTGCAGAACTTGGAAGTCGTGGAAATCCGCGCCAGCGAGAACTTGATTCTCATTAAAGGCGCGATTCCCGGCATGACCGGCAGCTTGGTGGAGCTTCGTCAGGCCGTCAAGGGAGCGAAGTAA
- the rpsJ gene encoding 30S ribosomal protein S10 yields MVAPKIRIKLRGFDHKALDQSASKIVDTVRRTGADVTGPVPLPTRIRRFCVLRSPFIDKDSQEHFEIRTHNRLVDIMNPTKKTIDSLMTLDLPTGVDIEIKTVGGRA; encoded by the coding sequence ATGGTAGCCCCTAAAATCCGTATCAAACTGCGTGGCTTTGACCACAAAGCGCTCGACCAGTCGGCCAGCAAGATCGTCGACACCGTGCGCCGTACCGGAGCGGACGTGACCGGCCCCGTGCCGCTGCCGACCCGCATCCGCCGCTTCTGTGTGTTGCGCTCGCCTTTTATCGATAAAGACAGCCAAGAGCACTTTGAAATCCGCACCCACAACCGCTTGGTGGACATCATGAATCCCACCAAGAAGACCATCGACAGCTTGATGACCCTCGACTTGCCCACCGGCGTCGACATTGAAATCAAGACCGTGGGCGGACGCGCATGA
- the tuf gene encoding elongation factor Tu: protein MAKGTFERNKPHVNIGTIGHVDHGKTTLTAAITYTAASIDASIETMRYDQIDKAPEEKARGITINTAHVEYSTAARHYSHVDCPGHADYVKNMITGAAQMDGAILVVSSADGPMPQTREHILLAKQVGVPHIVVFMNKVDMVDDEELLELVEMEVRELLAKYDFPGDDVPVVKGSALRALEALTATPKMARGTDKWVDNVWELLDAVDSYIPTPERDTDKAFLMPVEDVFTITGRGTVATGRVERGIVKVQDDVEIIGLRDLRKTTVTGIEMHRKLLDSGMAGDNVGVLLRGVARDDVERGQVLAKPGSIKPHTKFEASVYVLSKDEGGRHSAFFGGYRPQFYFRTTDVTGVVELSEGVEMVMPGDNVTFIVDLIKPIAMEEGLRFAIREGGRTVGAGVVTKIVE from the coding sequence ATGGCAAAAGGAACATTCGAGCGCAACAAGCCCCACGTCAACATCGGCACGATCGGTCACGTCGATCACGGCAAAACCACCCTCACCGCCGCCATCACCTACACGGCTGCCTCAATCGACGCCAGCATCGAGACCATGCGCTACGACCAGATCGACAAGGCCCCTGAAGAAAAGGCCCGTGGCATCACCATCAATACCGCCCACGTCGAGTACTCCACCGCTGCGCGTCACTACAGCCACGTGGATTGCCCCGGTCACGCCGATTACGTCAAAAACATGATCACCGGCGCAGCCCAGATGGACGGCGCGATCTTGGTCGTGTCGAGCGCTGACGGCCCGATGCCCCAGACCCGCGAGCACATCCTGCTCGCCAAGCAAGTCGGCGTGCCCCACATCGTCGTCTTCATGAACAAGGTCGACATGGTCGACGATGAAGAGTTGCTCGAGCTGGTCGAGATGGAAGTTCGCGAACTTCTCGCCAAGTACGACTTCCCCGGCGACGATGTGCCGGTTGTCAAGGGCAGCGCTCTGCGTGCCCTCGAAGCCTTGACCGCCACGCCTAAAATGGCACGCGGCACCGATAAGTGGGTCGACAACGTCTGGGAACTGCTCGACGCCGTGGACTCCTACATCCCCACTCCTGAGCGCGACACCGACAAGGCTTTCTTGATGCCCGTCGAAGACGTGTTCACCATCACTGGACGCGGCACCGTCGCTACCGGACGCGTCGAGCGCGGGATCGTCAAGGTTCAGGACGACGTCGAGATCATCGGCCTGCGCGATTTGCGCAAGACCACTGTCACCGGCATCGAAATGCACCGCAAGCTCCTTGATTCCGGCATGGCCGGCGACAACGTCGGCGTGCTGTTGCGCGGCGTGGCCCGTGACGACGTGGAGCGCGGCCAAGTTTTGGCCAAGCCCGGTTCGATCAAGCCGCACACCAAGTTTGAAGCTAGCGTTTACGTGCTGAGCAAGGACGAAGGCGGACGCCACAGCGCGTTCTTCGGCGGCTACCGTCCTCAGTTCTACTTCCGCACGACCGACGTGACGGGCGTGGTGGAACTGTCCGAGGGCGTGGAAATGGTGATGCCCGGCGACAACGTGACCTTTATCGTCGATCTGATCAAGCCGATTGCCATGGAAGAAGGCCTGCGCTTCGCCATCCGCGAAGGTGGCCGCACCGTCGGCGCGGGCGTCGTCACCAAGATCGTGGAGTGA
- the fusA gene encoding elongation factor G codes for MTIKASTAYLEHFRNIGIAAHIDAGKTTTTERILYYTGRTHNIGEVHDGAATMDWMEQERERGITITAAATTAKWKHSGTDQEYVINIIDTPGHVDFTIEVERSMRVLDGAVAVFDSSQGVEPQSETVWRQADRYGVPRIAYSNKMDKTGASFELVLSDIRERLGAIPAPIQYPMGEEAEFKGIIDIVRMQAHVFTNDLGTDIEVGPIPEKFNAKVAEMRAQLIEAAAEVDEIVMEKYLSGEEPTIEELMYAVRQGTIAKKIFPVLCGSALKNKGVQLLLDAVIDYLPSPLEVPAIRGILEDSEETHDFPADPEGQLAALAFKIMADPYVGRLTFVRIYSGTMHSGSYIYNASKNKRERVGRLLKMHANSREEVTELRAGELGAVIGLKDSGTGNTLIGDGDNHVLLESIDVPEPVIKLAIEPKTKADQEKMGVGLQRLAEEDPTFRVETDQESGQTTIAGMGELHLEILVDRLRREYKVDANVGAPQVAFRETITRAVDVEGKFVRQSGGRGQFGHVKIKAEPLEPGSGFIFENAIVGGTVPREYVGPAQKGIEEAMQSGPMLGFPVVDMKVTIYDGSYHEVDSSEMAFKIAGSMALKEAVQKGAPALLEPIMRVEVTVPDDFMGDIIGDLNSRRGQIQGMEARGNAQLVKAFVPLSEMFGYATDMRSMSQGRASYSMFFDHYSQVPNNIAQQLMKK; via the coding sequence ATGACGATCAAAGCAAGCACCGCTTATCTGGAGCACTTCCGCAACATCGGTATTGCCGCGCACATCGACGCCGGCAAGACCACCACCACCGAGCGCATCCTGTATTACACCGGACGCACCCACAACATCGGCGAAGTCCACGATGGCGCGGCCACCATGGACTGGATGGAGCAGGAGCGCGAGCGCGGCATCACCATCACCGCCGCCGCCACCACGGCCAAGTGGAAGCACTCCGGCACCGACCAGGAATACGTCATCAACATCATTGACACCCCTGGCCACGTGGATTTCACCATCGAAGTGGAGCGTTCCATGCGCGTGCTCGACGGCGCGGTGGCTGTCTTCGATAGCTCGCAGGGCGTCGAGCCTCAGTCCGAAACCGTCTGGCGTCAGGCCGACCGTTACGGCGTGCCGCGCATTGCCTACTCCAACAAAATGGACAAGACCGGCGCGAGCTTTGAGCTGGTGCTGAGCGACATCCGCGAGCGCCTCGGCGCAATCCCTGCTCCCATTCAGTACCCGATGGGCGAGGAAGCCGAGTTCAAGGGCATCATCGACATCGTGCGGATGCAGGCCCATGTCTTCACCAATGACTTGGGTACCGATATCGAAGTCGGGCCTATCCCTGAGAAGTTCAACGCTAAAGTCGCCGAGATGCGTGCTCAGCTGATCGAAGCTGCCGCCGAAGTGGACGAAATCGTCATGGAGAAGTACCTCAGCGGCGAAGAACCCACCATAGAAGAACTGATGTACGCCGTTCGTCAGGGCACCATCGCCAAGAAGATTTTCCCGGTCCTCTGCGGCAGCGCTCTCAAGAACAAAGGTGTGCAGCTCCTTCTCGACGCCGTGATCGATTACCTGCCCAGCCCGCTGGAAGTTCCAGCCATTCGCGGCATTCTGGAAGACAGTGAGGAGACCCACGACTTCCCCGCCGATCCCGAAGGCCAACTCGCCGCGCTGGCTTTCAAGATCATGGCCGATCCCTACGTGGGCCGCCTGACCTTCGTGCGCATCTACTCGGGCACCATGCACAGCGGCTCTTATATTTACAACGCTTCCAAGAACAAGCGCGAGCGTGTGGGCCGCCTGCTCAAAATGCACGCCAACAGCCGTGAGGAAGTTACAGAACTGCGTGCGGGCGAACTCGGAGCCGTTATTGGCCTCAAGGACTCTGGCACCGGCAACACCCTCATCGGTGACGGCGACAACCACGTTCTCTTGGAGAGCATTGACGTTCCAGAACCAGTGATTAAGCTGGCCATCGAACCCAAGACCAAAGCCGATCAGGAAAAGATGGGCGTGGGCCTCCAGCGCCTTGCCGAAGAAGACCCCACCTTCCGCGTCGAGACCGATCAGGAAAGTGGTCAGACCACTATTGCCGGCATGGGCGAGCTTCACCTTGAAATTCTGGTCGACCGCCTCCGGCGCGAATACAAAGTGGACGCCAACGTCGGCGCTCCGCAAGTCGCCTTCCGCGAAACCATCACCCGCGCCGTTGACGTCGAAGGCAAGTTCGTGCGCCAGTCGGGCGGACGCGGCCAGTTCGGTCACGTCAAGATCAAGGCCGAGCCACTCGAACCCGGCTCCGGTTTCATCTTTGAGAACGCCATCGTCGGCGGTACCGTGCCCCGCGAGTACGTCGGCCCCGCTCAGAAGGGCATCGAAGAAGCCATGCAGAGCGGCCCGATGCTCGGCTTCCCCGTCGTGGACATGAAAGTCACCATTTATGACGGCTCGTACCACGAAGTCGATTCTTCGGAAATGGCCTTTAAGATCGCTGGTTCTATGGCCCTTAAAGAAGCCGTCCAGAAGGGCGCTCCGGCCCTCTTGGAGCCGATTATGCGCGTCGAAGTCACCGTGCCCGACGATTTCATGGGAGATATCATCGGCGATCTTAACAGCCGCCGTGGCCAGATTCAGGGCATGGAAGCGCGTGGCAATGCCCAGCTCGTCAAGGCGTTCGTCCCGCTTTCCGAGATGTTCGGCTACGCCACCGACATGCGCTCCATGTCGCAGGGCCGCGCCAGCTACTCGATGTTCTTCGATCACTACAGCCAGGTGCCGAACAACATCGCTCAGCAACTGATGAAGAAGTAA
- the rpsG gene encoding 30S ribosomal protein S7 codes for MARRRRAEVRELLPDLVYQDVLVSATINRIMEDGKKNLASRIFYGAMSVVQDRTGQEPLKVYKQAFENIKPRVEVRSRRVGGSTYQVPVEVSVRRAQSLTLRWMKSAVDNRPERTAVERLAAEILDAAQGRGGAIKKKDDVERMAEANRAYAHYRW; via the coding sequence CCCGACCTCGTTTATCAAGATGTGCTGGTCAGCGCCACCATCAACCGCATCATGGAAGACGGGAAGAAGAACCTCGCCAGCCGTATTTTTTACGGCGCGATGAGCGTTGTTCAAGACCGTACCGGCCAGGAGCCGCTCAAGGTTTACAAGCAGGCCTTCGAGAACATCAAGCCGCGCGTGGAAGTCCGCAGCCGCCGCGTGGGCGGAAGCACCTATCAGGTGCCGGTGGAAGTCAGCGTCCGCCGCGCCCAGAGCTTGACCCTGCGGTGGATGAAGTCCGCCGTGGACAACCGTCCTGAGCGCACCGCTGTCGAGCGCCTCGCTGCCGAGATTTTGGATGCGGCGCAGGGACGCGGCGGAGCCATCAAGAAAAAAGACGATGTGGAGCGCATGGCCGAGGCCAACCGCGCTTACGCGCACTACCGCTGGTAA